GGAACGTATATATCTTACACTTTtcttaaacacttaatccaaaaCATGTTACAGATGGAACAATCTAAAAGAAGTGTTTCGGAATGATCAATCcgaaacatttaaaaaaaatatatatatgacaacaatttattataatgaGGATGAGGGCCATGTGTGCCATTCTAACTTAACACATCAATGTTTTGGGCTCAGGCATGTCAAGTATATTGCAGGTCCAAAAACACTAGCATTAGCTCCATGTTGCCTTCTAAATTGTACTGTTTCCATCAAAGATcatgatgaaaaatatatttatcatatttatcgccataataaaagaatttaaacatatttttaattttctatttgaCTCGATGTTTTTGGTTAACCTactataaaatatgtgaaaattaGTCCTCCAAAAACCATAGTTATTTTTTAGTCCTTGAAACAAATAACTAGGTATCTGTCCTCCAAACAATTTACATTCTTACTTGTCAAACCAAAAACCTCATGACCCATTATATAAACACAACCCAGTCAACGCATAACACAATTTTCACACTTGTCCATCCAATTTTATtgctcttttttattttttatttttcacaaaattaagaattaataaaaagaaataaaaaataaaacatttggTAATGTATCCTTCATCTGTCACATAAGCAACCATATTATCAGAGTTACTATACCAAATTCAGGTAATAAAAACATACTGAAATCTattcaaaataatcaattttttagcATAAGATTATGTGATTGTGTCtccaacacaacacaacacattATTTTCCTCCTTGAGAGCCCAAAACGTTCAAAGATAATTATATTAGTGACAAGCATATCTCAAGCGGCACAATCATGTATTGAAATTTAATGTACATCTCTCATCACAGTATTTCTGGACCTCcttgtaattaaaataactaagaTGCATTTTCCACCTAAATGAATAATTAGcctttcaaatataaaataaataaataaacacaagGACCGTGGACATGACAATAATTACAACTCACCTTTTTCATAATAAGTTTATGCTAAATTTACACTGGGTGTCGGTATTTTATAACAAGTTGTAACATTCTGAGGAAATAATATACAATGTTCAAAGCACCCTTGCCAAATACCATCTTCTAATTCCATAATCATCAGTTACCATAAAAATCAGTTGGTAAGCTATTTCAGGAGAGAATGACCAACTGTAGTCAAATAACTAAAGACATACCTTAGTTGGCAATACTCATTCAATTAGTGACGGATTTCTGTTTCTTAGAGCTGTGAATTTGTGTTCTAAATCCTATGCTATAGAACTCAATCACATCTTCATAAAAGAATTACTAAAAAAAGGATAAGACGAAAAAGAAGCACCACCTTAAACCATAGTGGTAAAGTCGGTAGTGGGAATTGAAAACTTTGTCCACATCATTCATCTTCAGAATCTAAATAGTAGACAAGCATCAATACAAGCCTGCAAATGGAAAGTTGAGGAAAATGATAAATAGTTACGAAAAATGTTGCTTAAGGGTATGTATTTTAGAAAAGGGGGGACGAGTTTTCCATTTccaattaatgtttttttatttgataacaaaattattgattaacaTAAACTTTATGTGTtaatctcttttttatttttataaataaccttttaaatttgaaaataaaatatttttcttacctTCCATCCCCTACCGTACCCAacttcaagagaaaaaaaacattcattttattttgtaacaagataaaaaggaaaaaaaatactcatAACAAGAAGGCAAGTGAACAGGCTAGGTACTTTGCAACCCAATATTTCAGAGCCTGGAATGGTTATAAATTATGATAGAGGTATAGTACTGTTCATCTTCACCAATCTAACACAGGTCGCTTAACCTTTCTAAAAGGTTCCTTTGCTCACAAACACATTAATATGGCAGCAAAGATCTTTGAGTTCCATTCAGTTAGTGGTGTATATGCACATACTTTAATGCAGTGAAAACTCTAATTTCAGTTCCTAAAATTTAGGTACAGAAGTGGAATACACTAGGAAGCAAAGTTCATGGTTCTCATATGATCACTTAAAATGAAAACACACGTTTAAAGATCCAAAATAAGAGTTCCCAATTGTGTATGATGAAATCCATTGCAGCATCCATTACTATTGGTATGATTTGGAAGGATATCAGGAACCTGTTCAAGAATCCATCCTCATCAAGCATCAACAGCCAGTTGCAATTCTGCCTTGTGATGGCAACTATAGTTATTTTGTTGAAGGAGGTTGACAGAAGGTACAAAATTTGTGAAATCACGTAAGACCGAAAAATAGCTTTAATTAACCTTAAAGGAAACTTTAGTAAACCTTATTTGCTCCTGCATCTATGTAGAGAAGGTTTTAATGGATAGTAGACACACGTCTGTTACATGATATCGCAGACTAAAACTAAAGATGTGAAGAATACCATTTCACAAGGACTGCTATGTCATGTATGTCCCCAAATCAAGTATTAAACTTAAACCCAGCTATACTTAGATAATCTCTCTTGACAAGTATCCTTTCAAACCAGAGTAGATGTGAAGGTGATGTATAAAATAGGATAGTAACGATGGTTGATGGGCTGAGTCTTTATGAAGAAACCCAAAAAGGCAAAATAAATTACTGCATAGGAAAACATTAACAGCAAGTTCCAACTCCTTCAAGCAGTTGCAGTCATTATGAGACCTATTGAATACTGCCAAACTTTACTAGCTAAAACACTAGGCACTGTCCCCCAACGCATTTTGGCCGTAAGTAAAATGGGTTACTTGCTCCGAGAATGCATTATGAAAAAGTTTTGTTACAATATGCTTACTGAATCCTAGAACAGTGGCCCATATAACTAACTTTTCATCCTTAGAATTGTAAAATGATATGCTTCCTGAATTATGAAAGTGATCGTTACTGGTTCAGAGATTAATGAAAGAACTAGTGAAAATATGAGATCTCCCTTAGCATTGGATGAGTAAAAAACTCAGtttgtgaaaataaataatgaatacaAGTAGTTCCTGTAAGAATTTTGAAAGCCTGAGATCCTTCCTCCAAAACCCGATCACAAACTAAACAGAAAACCTTCAATATTCTCTCATTATCTAGACCTATCCTGACATTAATAACAGAATACCTCCAATCTTCTctcaacaataataattaactcTAACACCTTAGCTAATAGTAACAAAAACCAGGCTGGCTTGCCTAACACAATCCCAATGCATCACATtaatcagaaaaataaatagacATAATATTAAGCAGTGAGAAtgtaaaacacaaaaatatggTAGATAAGCATATGCCATTTTAAGGGCAGCACAAACTAACCTGAAGACAGTTATAATGATGATTGTTAAGTAATACGCAAGTTTGGCCAAGCGAAATTTCTTCTCAGAGTTAAGTGCTCTAAACACTTCAGTAACATCGATGAGATGCTGCTGTTTCATGTACCTGAATCATTGAAATGGAACAAAAATGAACTGAAACAGAACATAGAAGTTCATGTTCCAAGTCTTGTATGGGAGTTCAGAACAAAATATGAGCACAATGGTTCAATATTTATTGCGACCCAAGTCAGAACTGTTCAAACACAAAACTAGTGACCACAAGTTCCTTTTATTGGCATTACCAAATCTCCTATATAATAAATTCAAACCTCAAGAATACAATCTAGTAATGccaattaattgaacaataaacctcaatataaacaaacaaatatctTGATGGCATTAAAGAGAAGATAAACCATTAAGTTCAAGCTACTGGCAGCTACAGTAAAAAACcacttttgatattttgagaAGAGTTGCTCGAGACACACTTCGATGAAAGTTGTGAGCTGTGTTAAGAGGAGTTATTGTCTATTATTGGCCTCTATAATAGAATCAGTCGGGGCCTGATATCCTGTGACAGATGTCAGCGATTTGAATTCGTTTATCTCCAATTTGTAAACTTAGTCGATACAAAGGTGTATATGATAGCACTTAAATCAATGTATATGATAGCACTTAAATCAATTGGCATGAGTAGCTGCTGccatgttttcaaattttgcaattttttaatatcaattatatagcaATATGGGAAAATAAAGTTGAATTGATCCatattcttaaattaaaaattgttgcaTATAACTTTGTTTAGATCACGAGcaatgaaaaacaaacaaacaaacagaGAGGACTCCTTTAGTGACACGGAATTTCTTTTAATCAGttacttattatttatgaatGCATCTAATCCTCAAACCTTCAAATTTTAGCTTTCGTTAGTTTCCCACCCCCTTTCTGCCCCCAAAACAAAGTAGAAGAATAGGCTATTAGGTGGAAGATTCTCACAGCAAGAAAAACATTCATCTTAGACTACCCCCACCAAAAACTCCGCTTTAACAAATTTCTAAGAAAGGggaatcaaaatttgaaaagggGAGAAATCATGTAATGCTTTGATGTAACTTGAGCAGCACATTGTTCACCTTTTgtataaaatttagtacttaCAGCATCACATGGTAGCATGTAACAGGAACCGTCAACAAAAACATGATCCAGTGACCTGTTAAAAGGCAGAAAGCGCACAACAATCCCTGCCCAATAAACTCAGGAACGATGAAGTAATTAATCCTTGATGAAGCATCATATGGGTTGATAAAATCGGCTTCTAAGTCAGTCAGCATCAAAACCTTCAAcccaaaaaagaaataaagaacatGTTTAGATTCATCGAAGCTAAAAATCAATCTGAACGTGAATCCTCTCTGACAGTTCAATCACATTGGAATTAAATAACGGAGCTCAGGCaaagaaaaaagtttgaaatgGTAAGCGAAAGAAAAGTTAGATGAATACCTGGTAGAACGTTGAGGCTAAAAAAACGATGTGGAAAGGGAAACAAATGATAAGCCAAAAGAACAACTCCAAACCCATTATGAATTAACAGAGAAGCAGAGAGAGATAGGTCGAATATATTGATTGGAGGAAGCTGATGAAACCTCAACAAACAGTTGACAACGTTTGAGTTGTTGCCTTGTTGGAACACTGAACACGGACGAAGTGGTGAAGCCTCCACACGACAAGTTGCACATTACCTGTTTGATGTAGTtacaattacaattttttaaacagCATTATTTTTAGCAGGATATCATGTcgtttgaagaaaaaaaggaatatTTTACACATTtgaatgcaattttttttgtttgagtttaTTTACTCGTGTAGAAGAGCAGATTTaaatagtaagaaaaaaaaaagtagatatACATGCCAAAATCAGAGAAAGAAAATTCGCAACTGAAGGTGAATCCAATTCGAACCTATATTACTTCTTATTGAGGTTTGAACTTTCAGATTTCCAACCATTGATGGTGCTCTGGCTTCATCattcttcatctttcttcaacTAATAATCATTAAACAAATTGTTAGGTATGAACACCACAAAACTAAtcagttttaaattttgtattgaCACCgcaacattaaaatattaacaacaatttttttcGGCAATATTATAAGAAACCCTGTATTAATAAAGTTAACCACATAACTACCAATGACAAAACTCAAATAACAATTTATGATACCGACCTACGCTAACTTAAAAACCTAGACAATCGAACATTGTGTCATTtcatataataaacaaattatgtttaattttcatGTGAGGAAcattaatatttacattttagaACTCTTTTCAGGTGAAAAAcatcattttgtttttcatattgaCATTATTTAATTTCAGTTAAGAGATTAGTTTGAGTTCaacttcattaaaattaaaataaataacttattacacagtttaagtaaatttaaatttgagatgaattttgtttttagtaaaattgaaaaatgtaaaatacatTAGATACAGTAATCAATAAAAACTGAAATCCAAATATACTTAGCCGTGATGTTtagtaaaaaaacaataatattaagttATATAATCTGATTTTACTTCTGTCAAATGCGATTGATTTTTAGctaatgttaatattatttttttactataaataaaattgattttgttaCTAGAGCTTTGCGTGACTAACTTTGGTGGAAAAAAAATTGCgttaagttgaaaattttatatcaaactATTTTCAAAGTAAACATGCACGCCTAAACAAATTCATTTCACACgtccttttttttcatatgatattaattaaagattaccaTACGATAGTTGGATTAACATCTAAAGAATATTTTCTATGTAAAAAATAGgttaaaatctttttttatcctcaaagttttataaaagattcaattaaatttataatttttatttagttcaatttgttattttacttattttcaaatgatccaattaaactatttttattagaatttttgttaaaattaagaattttttaaGTGACacgattatatatatatataatctatatcTCCTCAGTATATTCAAAAAAATTGGATGTTTAATTGGAATGCACTTGTTAGGCTtgtgagatacttaagaggttcaaagGATTATGTCATtaaatatagtggatttcctgTTGTACTAAAAGTGTATAGTGATGCTAATTGGATCTCTGATttagatgagacaaaatccactagtggttttGTATTCACAGTTAGATCATCcaaacaaacaattattgcaagatcaacaatgaaaTATGAGTTTGTTGCTCTTGAGATGACTGGtaatgaggctgagtggttgagaAACTTCTCAACAAACATTATACTaggaattaaaccaaaatttgTATCAATACACTATGATTGTCAATCGACAATAACtataactaaaaactaaaattacaatggaaagaatagataaatacaattgagacacaatttggtgaagcaatTTCTAAAGAGTTGAACTATTTCTATTCATTATGTAAAGTCATAACGAAATCTAGCATATTCTCTGACAAAACCCtggaaaaaaaatgacattagAAACATCAAGGGGAATGAGGTTAAGCTAgttgcaaacaaacaagtgatggaaaTCCAACCTTTGTGATTAAAGATCccataaataaatttcatatgaGTAAAAATAAGTCACTTGTTActtctaaattgattttaatcaattatgttcatTCGTGtaatgtgtgtgaaagtgctaaaGACTGCATTTATGAAAGATTAatctttgttattaaaattctatatggtgaaagaattttagcttaaacaaaagttttaatgatttttatatctcttatgggtggtgtatgatttgcagcatacacttgatgaaattacctatatgagtgtcgagtGGAACCGCTTGCATGATTTATAAAACACTCATGAAATATCGGACACACACATGTTTAGGAAGCGTAACACAactataataacaaaaattttatatatatatatatatatatatatataatgtaaacaACTGTTAAGGGGAAGACGAAGAAGAATGTGTTTAAAGGAGTGTGCAGGAATAACAATTGGCTGAATGATCCATTTCACGTCAAAACAGAGATAAAGAAGTGATTTAAAGAAACGTTAAGGCTGTGTTCGTTTGGagtgatttgggggagatgatttgggggagatgatttgaatggatttgagtggatttgagggtaatttttttattgtttttttgagtggatttgtgggtaattgagagtggatttggaagtaaagtttgtgagaattagtgtaggatttgattgatgtgatagattttaaaaattagtttaattggtagaaattaaagattaccaaaatgcccctagatataaaagtaatataaaatgttatatttaattgtaaatatgtttataaagaaaaaaaaattatgaataaattataaaattaatgtttaaaaattataaaaattaaataatcaacttatttttaataaattagaaaatataatatacttacttttattaaaatatacattttttaaattataatattaaaataattataaaaaaaattaaaaattataatattaaaataattataaaaaaaattaaaaaatatatatcgcgcgtaaccggttacgcgttcGCAAAAGGGGCACACACGACATTTCATCCCAAATCAGCGCAAATCTTCTCACATTCGCGGGTGACAAAAAATGGATGAATCCCGCAAATCAGTCTTCGCTTTTCCTCGCTCTCTCCCTCAAACGAACACGACGCTGCATCCATTTACTCGCTCTGTAATTCGCATGAACAGTAAATTCTTTTCATGCGAACACAGCCTAAGTGAAGGTGTACAAAGAAGTTGTTTCACATCTATGAAATGTGatgtgatatttttaattatttaatataacaattatttattgatgtaacttttttccttctaaattaattaatgttttcgATAACACTCTTCTCAAATTCAACATAAAAACCATTAGTTCCTAAAATACACGGATAAACACATTGTATAATATTCATGATTAatcaaaagtattttaataagtCATAATTCTCACGTAAATCTCTTTTCAACTGTACACAtcattgaatttgaaaaacataAGTGGGCCAGTCAAATAGTTTAGCGTACCAATCACCAATTATTTTATGTGGTCCAGTAAACATGTAATTGAAATCTCTGTTCATAAAACTGTTCATAGCTTGACCCATAATCACAAAAACTTACTTGCATTTACTCTCATAGtaacaattaatatattattattatattatatatcattttattaatgatGATTATAAACCATTGTCGTTGtgactaatttaattaaatttgtaagaAATACCAACGAGAATAACAATTAAATGAAACTGTGAAGTCTCCAGTGATAATTATTAATGTGTGTGATAAATTGTGAAGGATAATCATCTCTATGAGCCCAAGAATCTTACCATGAAACGAAACATCGTctctaaaataaaacaaagtagTTGTTTACACCTGATAATGCCACATGCACTTAATggtttagtaaaaatattattgtaaatataCATCATACACATTCAAATATCTTCAGGAACGAAATTAGATTATAGGAATATATCGCTAATCCATGCTATCAAATGCTAACAAATTCCTACAAACTGCACATAATTCCTCTCCACAATAAATCATCTCAAAGAAACtccatgaaagaaaaaaaatgtgaatcaCAAGAGAGTACTAATATGCAACGGACTCTCATGTATAGAAagaatgaattaaatatattattgttattaattaaatgatggaataataatgaattcatgaatttgatgataaaaagtgagagaataattaaaattaaaaataataatattttgtagtCAGACAtgtgtttgattttgattttagcttaattattaaaataatttgaaggaCAGAAAGTAagttaaaaaaatcttaatcaaATGGGATAGCAGTTTGAATCCCGTAAATGGATTTGCGGGATCTATAGCAGCATAGGCCCGTTTTTGGTTGGAACTGGAAAAAGTGAAAGAAGAGTCACAGGCGTGGTGTCCTTCTTTATACGATTTTCTGACACCAGATAAAAAATACGCTAAACTACAAACACCTAACTCATCATCATCACTCATTTTCTCACATcacaaattaaaagcaaatattTGTATTCCGTTTCAAAATTTCAACCCTTTGCTATAATTGCTATGATTTaactaaaacttaaaacacaGTAGCAGGCACTCAGTTTCATTTCAAACACAACTGTAAACAAGATTACAGGACAAATGTGGCATGGTGTTTTTTTGGATGGACTCTGTTATCTTATTCTGAACTGTGAACCAAGATTGACTAAAGTTGACTGAACCCACTTGGAACATAATCGTACCCAAAATTTTGGCTTTCACAAgtatttatttaagtattttagcATAGTATAGGACGTATTTAAAGTAGAAGCAAGGACGGTCAGGGAAATTCAAATCCCACCTCGAGAAATAAACCAATTTCAAAAACTCCACCATTCTCAttctcattcttcttcttcaccttctttttcttcttctgtacTTCACTACTTGCCATAAACAACTAATGCTCTTTCACTAACCAACAACAATGCCAATGCATCATCTTCTTTTAtcactctttttcttcttcgttgTTCCTCCAGCCACCTCTCTCAACTCTGACGGCCTCTCCCTGCTTGCCCTCAAAGCCGCCGTGGACTCTGATCCCACCGGCGTCCTGAGCTCCTGGTCAGAAAACGACGCCACTGCATGCCACTGGCCCGGCGTGTCCTGCACCGGCGACAGAGTTACCCAACTCTCTCTCCCTGACAAGAGCCTCAGCGGTTACATTCCCTCTGAACTGGGATTTCTTAGCTCCCTCAAAAGACTCAGTCTTCCATACAACAACTTCTCCAACGTCATTCCTCCCTCTCTCTTCAACGCCACCACCCTCATTGTCCTCGACCTCTCTCACAACTCGCTCTGCGGTTCCCTTCCCTCGCACTTTCTCTCCCTCAAGTTCCTTCGCCATTTGGACCTCTCCTCCAACTATCTCAACGGTTCCCTCCCTCCTACCCTCTCCGATCTCACTTCTCTCACCGGAACTCTCAATCTTTCTTTTAACTTCTTTTCCGGCGGGATTCCGGCCACCCTTGCTAACCTGCCTGTGGCTGTGAGCCTCGACCTCCGCAACAACAACCTCACTGGGAAAATCCCCCAGGTGGGATCCCTGCTAAACCAGGGTCCCACCGCGTTTTCTGGAAACCCTGGACTCTGTGGCTTCCCTTTGCAAACCGCGTGCCCCGAAGCGCAAAAGCCTGGGATTTTCGCCAACCCTGAAGAGGGTTTCCCTCAGAACCCCAATGCGCTCCACCCCGAAGGCTCAGACCAGAGAGTGAAACCACACGGTGGCGGCTCCGTCGCTGTTCTTGTCATCTCCGGGCTTTCGGTCGCGGTTGGAGcggtttctctctctctatggGTTTTCCGGCGGCGGTGGGGCAGCGGCGAGGAGGGGAAATTGGGGGGGCAGAAGttggagggtgaggtggatgtGGGCGAGGGGCAAGATGGTAAATTCGTTGTGATGGACGAATGGTTTGAGTTGGAGTTGGAGGATTTGCTTAGGGCGTCTGCGTATGTTGTTGGGAAGAGTAGGAGTGGGATTGTGTACAAGGTGGTCGGGGTCGGAAGAGGGTCTTCCGCGGCGGCGAATGTGGTGGCTGTTCGGCGACTCAGTGAGGGTGATGCGACGTGGCGATTTAAGGAGTTTGAGTCTGAGGTGGAGGCCATTGCAAGGGTTCGTCACCCCAATGTGGTTCCTTTGAGAGCTTATTATTATGCCCATGATGAGAAGCTGCTTATCACCGATTTCATTCGCAATGGAAGTTTGCACACTGCTTTACACGGTATCAATTCGTGGTCTctctttttcaaattcattcggGGTGCTTTAATTCTGcaattaattatcatatatgATGTTATCGTGGATGCGTTATTGTGGAAGTCACGTGTAATTTTGCAGCGTTTCTTGCTGTTCTTAAAATGGAACTAGTATATATGCTTAAATTTGCTGCAGCGTAGTTGCATAAGGCCAATGCTTAACATGCCCGCTTATTTTGAGTGTGCGACTTTGAATTGGTGATGGCCACCATGTGATGATGagtttaaattctaatttttactcCTTTTTGAAAGTCAATTTTGTGATCATGATG
This sequence is a window from Vigna angularis cultivar LongXiaoDou No.4 chromosome 2, ASM1680809v1, whole genome shotgun sequence. Protein-coding genes within it:
- the LOC108327100 gene encoding protein cornichon homolog 1 produces the protein MGLELFFWLIICFPFHIVFLASTFYQVLMLTDLEADFINPYDASSRINYFIVPEFIGQGLLCAFCLLTGHWIMFLLTVPVTCYHVMLYMKQQHLIDVTEVFRALNSEKKFRLAKLAYYLTIIIITVFRLVLMLVYYLDSEDE
- the LOC108326955 gene encoding receptor protein kinase-like protein ZAR1, which encodes MPMHHLLLSLFFFFVVPPATSLNSDGLSLLALKAAVDSDPTGVLSSWSENDATACHWPGVSCTGDRVTQLSLPDKSLSGYIPSELGFLSSLKRLSLPYNNFSNVIPPSLFNATTLIVLDLSHNSLCGSLPSHFLSLKFLRHLDLSSNYLNGSLPPTLSDLTSLTGTLNLSFNFFSGGIPATLANLPVAVSLDLRNNNLTGKIPQVGSLLNQGPTAFSGNPGLCGFPLQTACPEAQKPGIFANPEEGFPQNPNALHPEGSDQRVKPHGGGSVAVLVISGLSVAVGAVSLSLWVFRRRWGSGEEGKLGGQKLEGEVDVGEGQDGKFVVMDEWFELELEDLLRASAYVVGKSRSGIVYKVVGVGRGSSAAANVVAVRRLSEGDATWRFKEFESEVEAIARVRHPNVVPLRAYYYAHDEKLLITDFIRNGSLHTALHGGPSNSLPPLSWAARLKIAQEAAKGLMYIHEFNGRKYIHGNIKATKILLDDELHAYVSGFGLSRLGLGPPKSIAMPPKRSSLNQSSVTTAMSSKVAASFNHYLAPEVRMAGGKFSQKCDVYSFGIVLLELLTGRMADFGEENDEKVLESFVRKAFREEQPLSDIIDQALIPEVYAKKQVIAAFHIALNCTELDPELRPRMKTVSESLDHIKYSEKQENHV